A window from Gemmatimonadota bacterium encodes these proteins:
- a CDS encoding efflux RND transporter permease subunit, with protein sequence MNLPQIAVRRPVATCCLTCAAVLIGIIALTRLPVNLLPPLEIPTVTVWTTWTDTPPEIVAREITEPIESALRNLPGAMQVRSISREGESLVTVELDWGADLQSTLLTARERLDTQRFLLPAESDRPVLLDTDPDRAPMMGLVLESGTRNDDGATSSLQRLAEQVLRPRLEQLPEVARASIVGGARPEVQINIDPARLAAFGLSLDLVQDVLNASNRDLPAGLMRRGNYRYTLRIDGAFRSLDDMRATVLATRPDGALIRVRDVATVRMGEQDRRGAVLFDGTPAIGVLVQKTADANLLAASEAVNALVRQYNVEFPDVSLTVAFDQATFVRGSIRNALTALAGGGVLALIVLLAWFRSFRYAIPVALTMPVAVIAAFAVFDATGVGLNIMSIGGLALGIGMLVDNAIISVENIVRHRETDPDVQSAAGNGAAEVALPMAASTLTTVAVFLPMALTPGVAGQLFRDQALAVTASLILSWTAALTLLPALVARWSRRATARRARQPASLYGTYRRAVDAAINHPVRGLILLLGFALIAGFIGRNLPRSFYPEVDQGVFWMDLSLVSGTSLETTVERARTLSALALTIPGVRHTLTTAGAAGAAFVPGTAPGATRLETARVQVFLDEEQPDTPAVMAALRYSIPPGMQSQVDLKPPVSALSSILGGRQPDLSIRLHMDKRTADPVDSDQRRMSETAEFIRSLLFESMLPLADITLRGVDLRPSYRIDIDARLAARLDVKPEGIAETLRTYLGGRTATHLDRTDERIPIVLHGRSQDDTDIRDLLDLAVDTLNGPIPLRVLATIEPVEVAGEILRMDQAPMVIVDVDIASDDLVGVADRVRDLMAQEGLADNRFNGHYVEFTGTHQTLRTAYRSLLVSLLFSIVVVLLILAAQFESLRLPWIIIAVIPLALAGSVYVLTLLGESLNIITWIGAIVLVGIVVNDAILKVDFIVRAERDGLSRRDAIHEAGRRRLRPILMTTVTTICGVLPLALGFGTGGELGMPLARTLIGGLILGSGLTLFVVPILYSLFARPSTSGTAESR encoded by the coding sequence ATGAATCTTCCCCAGATCGCCGTTCGTCGGCCGGTAGCCACGTGCTGCCTTACGTGCGCCGCCGTTCTCATCGGGATCATCGCGCTTACCCGCCTGCCCGTCAACCTGCTGCCGCCCCTCGAGATACCGACCGTCACGGTATGGACGACGTGGACCGATACGCCGCCGGAGATCGTGGCCCGCGAGATTACCGAACCGATCGAGTCCGCGTTGCGGAATCTGCCCGGTGCGATGCAGGTCCGTTCCATTTCCCGCGAGGGCGAATCGCTCGTAACCGTCGAGCTCGACTGGGGCGCCGACCTTCAGTCCACGCTGCTCACCGCCCGGGAACGCCTCGACACGCAACGGTTCCTCCTTCCGGCCGAAAGCGATCGTCCGGTCCTGCTGGATACCGACCCTGACCGGGCGCCCATGATGGGACTGGTGCTCGAGTCCGGAACGCGGAATGACGACGGTGCCACTTCTTCCCTGCAAAGACTGGCCGAACAGGTCCTCCGGCCGAGACTCGAACAGCTGCCTGAAGTGGCCCGCGCGAGCATCGTCGGCGGTGCCAGGCCCGAAGTACAGATCAATATCGACCCTGCGCGCCTGGCCGCGTTCGGGCTGTCTCTCGACTTGGTCCAGGACGTGCTGAACGCTTCCAATCGCGACCTGCCCGCCGGTCTGATGCGCCGGGGCAACTATCGTTACACGCTGCGTATCGACGGCGCATTCCGATCCCTTGACGACATGCGCGCCACGGTTCTGGCGACCCGGCCGGACGGCGCGCTGATACGGGTCCGGGACGTGGCGACGGTGCGCATGGGCGAACAGGACCGGCGCGGCGCCGTGCTCTTCGACGGAACGCCCGCCATCGGCGTCCTGGTGCAGAAGACGGCCGACGCCAACCTGCTTGCGGCCAGTGAAGCCGTCAATGCCCTGGTACGACAGTACAACGTCGAGTTCCCCGATGTATCGCTGACGGTCGCCTTCGACCAGGCCACCTTCGTACGCGGTTCCATACGCAATGCGCTGACCGCGCTGGCCGGGGGCGGCGTCCTCGCGCTGATCGTCCTGCTGGCCTGGTTCCGCAGTTTCCGGTACGCCATACCCGTGGCGCTGACCATGCCGGTGGCCGTCATCGCCGCCTTCGCCGTGTTCGACGCGACGGGCGTAGGGCTGAATATCATGTCGATCGGCGGTCTGGCCCTCGGCATCGGCATGCTGGTGGACAACGCCATCATCTCGGTCGAGAACATCGTGCGGCACCGGGAGACCGATCCCGACGTCCAGTCGGCCGCGGGCAACGGCGCGGCCGAAGTGGCACTGCCCATGGCCGCCTCCACACTGACCACCGTCGCCGTGTTTCTGCCCATGGCCCTGACGCCCGGGGTCGCCGGGCAGCTTTTCAGAGACCAGGCCCTTGCGGTCACCGCGTCGCTCATCCTCTCCTGGACGGCCGCGTTGACGCTGTTGCCCGCGCTCGTCGCCCGGTGGAGCCGGCGGGCGACAGCACGCAGAGCACGGCAGCCCGCCAGCCTATACGGTACCTATCGCCGCGCCGTGGATGCCGCCATCAATCATCCGGTCCGGGGACTGATCCTGCTGCTGGGCTTTGCCCTTATCGCCGGATTCATCGGACGCAACCTGCCGCGATCCTTCTACCCGGAGGTGGATCAAGGCGTGTTCTGGATGGACCTTTCGCTCGTGTCCGGGACGTCGCTGGAAACCACGGTGGAGCGCGCGCGGACCCTTTCCGCCCTGGCGCTTACCATCCCCGGCGTGCGCCATACGTTGACGACGGCCGGAGCGGCCGGAGCGGCCTTCGTGCCCGGAACGGCGCCTGGCGCCACCAGACTCGAAACGGCCCGCGTGCAGGTTTTCCTGGATGAAGAGCAGCCGGACACACCCGCCGTCATGGCCGCCTTACGCTACAGCATCCCTCCCGGCATGCAAAGCCAGGTTGACCTGAAGCCGCCGGTCTCGGCACTGTCCTCGATCCTCGGCGGGCGCCAGCCCGACCTGTCGATACGTCTGCACATGGATAAACGAACCGCCGACCCTGTCGACTCGGACCAGCGGCGCATGTCGGAAACCGCGGAATTCATCCGGTCGCTTCTGTTCGAATCCATGCTCCCGCTCGCCGACATCACGCTGCGGGGCGTCGATCTCCGGCCTTCCTACCGGATCGACATAGACGCACGCCTGGCCGCGCGCCTGGACGTGAAGCCCGAAGGAATCGCCGAAACCCTGCGCACCTACCTGGGCGGCCGGACGGCCACACACCTGGACCGCACCGATGAACGCATACCGATCGTCCTGCACGGCAGAAGCCAGGACGACACGGACATCCGCGACTTGCTGGATTTAGCCGTGGATACACTGAATGGACCGATCCCCCTTCGTGTGCTGGCCACGATCGAACCCGTCGAAGTCGCGGGAGAAATCCTGCGCATGGACCAGGCGCCCATGGTCATCGTCGATGTGGATATTGCCAGTGACGACCTCGTCGGTGTGGCGGACCGGGTCAGAGACCTGATGGCGCAGGAAGGGCTGGCCGACAACCGGTTCAACGGGCACTACGTGGAATTCACCGGCACGCACCAGACACTCAGGACCGCCTACCGTTCCCTGCTGGTCTCGCTGCTCTTCTCCATCGTGGTCGTCCTGCTCATACTCGCCGCCCAGTTCGAGTCGCTGCGCCTTCCCTGGATCATCATCGCGGTGATTCCCCTCGCGCTGGCCGGGTCGGTCTACGTGCTGACGCTGCTTGGAGAAAGCCTGAACATCATCACGTGGATCGGCGCCATCGTCCTCGTGGGCATCGTCGTGAACGACGCCATCCTCAAGGTCGATTTCATCGTCCGGGCCGAACGAGACGGCCTGTCCCGAAGGGATGCGATCCACGAGGCGGGCAGGCGGCGGCTCAGGCCGATCCTGATGACCACCGTCACCACCATATGCGGCGTGCTTCCGCTGGCCCTGGGCTTCGGGACCGGGGGAGAACTCGGCATGCCCCTGGCCCGCACGCTGATCGGCGGCCTCATCCTCGGTTCGGGGCTGACGCTAT